In one Corallococcus silvisoli genomic region, the following are encoded:
- a CDS encoding quinone oxidoreductase family protein, with translation MKAIRYHQVGGPEVLQWEDTPEPVPGPGEVLLRVHAAGVNFADTERRRGLYDAQVPLPRILGSEAAGVVRAVGPGVDPSWVGRRVVALTKGAYAEAALAPVSELLALPPEVSFAEAAALLVQGLTAYHVVHTVGRVEAGQTVLIHAAAGGVGVLAVQLAKAAGARVIGTVSGEAKAKLAREVGADDVIRYDQEDVAARVQALTQGRGVEWVLDSVGASTWQASVDALAPFGHLVSYGNASGPPPLVEVESLYAKSLTVSAYWLRTPVSPEVQRRAREALLAEVVAKRLRIVVGLTLPLSQAGEAHRQLEGRSTVGKVVLVSED, from the coding sequence ATGAAAGCCATCCGCTATCACCAGGTGGGAGGGCCGGAGGTCCTCCAATGGGAAGACACGCCGGAGCCCGTGCCGGGGCCGGGAGAGGTCCTGTTGCGCGTCCATGCCGCGGGCGTGAACTTCGCGGACACCGAGCGCCGCCGGGGCCTGTACGACGCCCAGGTTCCCCTGCCGCGCATCCTGGGCAGCGAGGCCGCGGGCGTGGTGCGCGCGGTGGGTCCGGGCGTGGATCCGTCCTGGGTGGGACGCCGGGTGGTGGCCTTGACGAAGGGCGCCTACGCGGAGGCCGCGCTCGCGCCGGTGAGCGAGCTGCTGGCGCTCCCACCGGAGGTGTCATTCGCGGAGGCCGCCGCGCTGCTGGTGCAGGGGCTGACGGCGTACCACGTGGTGCACACGGTGGGGCGGGTGGAGGCGGGGCAGACGGTGCTCATCCACGCGGCGGCCGGAGGCGTGGGAGTGCTGGCGGTGCAGCTGGCGAAGGCCGCGGGCGCGCGGGTCATCGGGACGGTGTCGGGCGAGGCGAAGGCGAAGCTCGCGCGGGAGGTGGGGGCGGACGACGTCATCCGCTACGACCAGGAGGACGTCGCGGCGCGGGTCCAGGCGCTGACCCAGGGACGCGGGGTGGAGTGGGTGCTGGATTCGGTGGGCGCGAGCACGTGGCAGGCCAGCGTGGACGCGCTGGCGCCCTTCGGTCACCTGGTGAGCTATGGCAACGCCAGTGGCCCGCCGCCGCTCGTCGAGGTGGAGTCCCTCTACGCGAAGTCGCTCACCGTGAGCGCGTACTGGCTGCGCACCCCTGTATCCCCGGAGGTGCAGCGCCGGGCGCGCGAGGCGCTGCTGGCGGAGGTCGTGGCGAAGCGACTGCGCATCGTCGTGGGCCTGACGCTGCCGCTGTCCCAGGCTGGCGAGGCCCACCGCCAGTTGGAGGGGCGGAGCACGGTGGGCAAGGTCGTGCTGGTCTCGGAGGACTGA
- a CDS encoding HNH endonuclease yields METLVLSQSYEPVARIPWQRAVMLLFQGKVEVVEEYEDRVIRSVTVELRMPSVIRFVRALWKGPRGIRFSRESVYQRDHCRCQYCGHKVTRPEATYDHVLPRAQGGRTSWENIVIACVPCNQRKGNRTPAQARMTLRTVPSKPKRLPEAVALSFLVEKGMPLSWRKFLRDVAYWHTELEA; encoded by the coding sequence ATGGAAACGCTGGTGCTGAGCCAGTCCTATGAACCCGTCGCACGCATCCCGTGGCAACGCGCCGTCATGCTGCTGTTCCAGGGCAAGGTGGAGGTCGTGGAGGAGTACGAGGATCGCGTCATCCGTTCGGTGACGGTCGAGCTGCGCATGCCGTCCGTCATCCGCTTCGTGCGCGCCCTGTGGAAGGGCCCGCGCGGCATCCGCTTCAGCCGGGAGAGCGTCTACCAGCGCGACCACTGCCGCTGCCAGTACTGCGGCCACAAGGTCACCCGCCCGGAAGCCACGTATGACCACGTGCTGCCGCGCGCCCAGGGCGGCCGCACCAGCTGGGAGAACATCGTCATCGCCTGCGTGCCCTGCAATCAGCGCAAGGGGAACCGCACCCCGGCCCAGGCGCGCATGACGCTGCGCACCGTGCCCTCGAAGCCGAAGCGGCTGCCGGAAGCCGTGGCCCTGTCCTTCCTCGTGGAGAAGGGCATGCCGCTGTCCTGGCGCAAGTTCCTGAGGGACGTGGCCTATTGGCACACGGAGCTGGAGGCGTAG
- a CDS encoding AAA family ATPase produces the protein MATRKNEDQERLIDRDLTAMAREGKLPAAHGVDTAVTEVLGLLARGGKHPLLAGEPGVGKSALVQEVARRIAEGRVDGDLAHARLVEVSVANILARSTQRQAAESFEELLIHLGRHPCPIVYIRDLPVALGGPLAPVAVRALRTGGLRFIFETEPKRVQELLRADEALAERLHLLPLHEPPLDKARWIVGRVAEELERELRLPIDPAACDLALRLSAKFLLAQHMPRKAIELLKETAAEAAGVARDHVGPEDVLTRFCAATRLPRFVVDDAMPLDLEETERFFGERLLGQTDAVAAVLRSVALLKAGLNDPRRPLGVFLFAGPTGVGKTQLAKLLAEYLFGSADRLVRLNMADYPNDGDESVPFGASWAPALETRRGELSALLDGKVFTVLLLDEFEKAARSVHDRFLQLFDEGTFVNGAGEAVSCNNTLIVATSNVGSEVYREAGLGFAAHKRADEQVSEVDRRIAEAFRPEFLNRFDAICHFRPLSRVDIRKIAQREVGRVLEREGIRARALDVEVTPEVVDRLVERGYSPQFGARYLQREIEKTLTAALAVEIARRPLPPGTPVRVESRPGGRVVAVAEPVPPPREVTAQLLLPTPKAAAVKRRLDRKSLLIEMDRLVGRARALAVSAGRPELEERRAALLAETQAPNLWDDPLRAADVIRAFRTVEAQLGELDRLEAACLFGRRLVREAKNEVQLGSAAKQVEEVAREVQMAEALRAAGATPLDNEALVDICASDASEQQAAWVQELATMYLGWAQRRGYEAIAVAEAETPARVVVRIAGPGAYGFLAGEAGLHRRLEDEKRQRAYVRVHRGGPLEEVERALLVLEGRPVKSREGEYLQRVRNEVTAKDEATGRVLTLIGAGELDELKGIAARVVAGQGASTDEARRYFLGRGARVEDPRTGAGTPRVKDVMRGELDVFIAAWISRPPPDGSTPLV, from the coding sequence ATGGCGACGAGGAAGAACGAAGATCAGGAGCGGCTCATCGACCGCGACCTCACCGCGATGGCGCGCGAGGGGAAGCTCCCCGCCGCCCACGGCGTGGACACCGCCGTGACGGAGGTGCTGGGCCTGCTGGCTCGGGGCGGCAAGCACCCGCTCCTCGCGGGCGAGCCCGGCGTGGGCAAGAGCGCGCTCGTCCAGGAGGTGGCCCGCCGCATCGCGGAGGGCCGCGTGGACGGCGACCTGGCCCATGCGCGACTCGTGGAGGTGTCCGTCGCCAACATCCTGGCGCGCAGCACCCAGCGTCAGGCGGCGGAGAGCTTCGAGGAGCTGCTCATCCACCTGGGCCGCCACCCCTGCCCCATCGTCTACATCCGGGACCTGCCGGTGGCCCTGGGCGGCCCCCTGGCGCCGGTGGCCGTGCGCGCGCTGCGCACCGGCGGCCTCCGCTTCATCTTCGAGACGGAGCCCAAGCGCGTGCAGGAGCTGCTGCGCGCCGACGAGGCCCTGGCGGAGCGGCTCCACCTGCTGCCCCTCCACGAGCCCCCGCTGGACAAGGCCCGCTGGATCGTCGGCCGCGTGGCGGAGGAGCTGGAGCGCGAGCTGCGGCTGCCCATCGACCCGGCCGCGTGCGACCTGGCGCTCCGGCTGTCCGCGAAGTTCCTCCTGGCGCAGCACATGCCACGCAAGGCGATTGAGCTGCTCAAGGAGACGGCGGCGGAGGCCGCGGGCGTGGCGCGCGACCACGTGGGGCCGGAGGACGTGCTCACGCGCTTCTGCGCCGCCACGCGCCTGCCCCGCTTCGTCGTGGACGACGCGATGCCGCTGGACCTGGAGGAGACGGAGCGCTTCTTCGGGGAGCGGCTGCTCGGCCAGACGGACGCGGTGGCCGCGGTGCTGCGCTCGGTGGCGCTGCTCAAGGCGGGGCTCAACGACCCGCGCCGCCCGCTGGGGGTGTTCCTCTTCGCCGGCCCCACCGGCGTGGGCAAGACGCAGCTGGCGAAGCTGCTCGCGGAGTACCTCTTCGGCTCCGCGGACAGGCTGGTGCGCCTCAACATGGCGGACTACCCCAACGACGGCGACGAGAGCGTCCCCTTCGGCGCGTCGTGGGCCCCCGCGCTGGAGACGCGCCGGGGAGAGCTGTCCGCGCTGCTCGACGGCAAGGTGTTCACCGTGCTGCTGCTGGACGAGTTCGAGAAGGCCGCCCGCAGCGTGCACGACCGCTTCCTCCAGCTCTTCGACGAGGGCACCTTCGTCAACGGCGCGGGCGAAGCGGTGTCCTGCAACAACACGCTCATCGTGGCCACGTCCAACGTGGGCTCGGAGGTGTACCGCGAGGCGGGCCTGGGCTTCGCCGCGCACAAGCGCGCCGACGAGCAGGTGTCGGAGGTGGACCGGCGCATCGCGGAGGCCTTCCGTCCGGAGTTCCTCAACCGCTTCGACGCCATCTGCCACTTCCGCCCGCTGTCGCGCGTGGACATCCGGAAGATCGCCCAGCGCGAGGTGGGCCGCGTGCTGGAGCGCGAGGGCATCCGCGCCCGGGCCCTGGACGTGGAGGTCACGCCGGAGGTGGTGGACCGGCTGGTGGAGCGCGGCTACTCGCCGCAGTTCGGCGCGCGCTACCTGCAGCGCGAAATCGAGAAGACGCTCACCGCGGCGCTCGCGGTGGAGATCGCCCGCAGGCCCCTGCCCCCGGGGACGCCCGTGCGCGTGGAGTCCCGTCCCGGAGGCCGGGTGGTCGCGGTGGCGGAGCCCGTTCCCCCGCCCCGCGAGGTGACGGCGCAGCTGCTGCTGCCCACGCCCAAGGCCGCGGCGGTGAAGCGCCGGCTGGACCGCAAGTCGCTGCTCATCGAGATGGACCGGCTGGTGGGCCGCGCCCGCGCGCTCGCCGTCTCCGCGGGACGGCCGGAGCTGGAGGAGCGCCGCGCCGCGCTGCTCGCGGAGACCCAGGCGCCCAACCTCTGGGACGATCCACTGCGCGCGGCGGACGTCATCCGCGCATTCCGCACGGTGGAGGCGCAGTTGGGCGAGCTGGATCGCCTGGAGGCCGCGTGCCTCTTCGGGCGGCGGCTGGTGCGCGAGGCGAAGAACGAGGTGCAGCTGGGCTCCGCGGCGAAGCAGGTGGAGGAGGTCGCGCGCGAGGTGCAGATGGCGGAGGCGCTCCGGGCCGCGGGGGCCACGCCGCTGGACAACGAGGCGCTGGTGGACATCTGCGCCAGCGATGCCTCCGAGCAGCAGGCCGCGTGGGTGCAGGAGCTGGCCACCATGTACCTGGGCTGGGCGCAGCGCCGGGGCTACGAGGCCATCGCCGTGGCGGAGGCGGAAACGCCCGCGCGCGTGGTGGTGCGCATCGCCGGGCCAGGGGCCTATGGGTTCCTCGCGGGTGAGGCGGGCCTGCACCGCCGCCTGGAGGACGAGAAGCGCCAGCGCGCGTACGTGCGCGTGCACCGGGGCGGGCCGCTGGAAGAGGTGGAGCGGGCGCTGTTGGTGCTGGAGGGCCGGCCGGTGAAGAGCCGCGAGGGCGAGTACCTCCAGCGCGTGCGCAACGAGGTCACCGCGAAGGACGAGGCGACGGGGCGCGTGCTGACGCTCATCGGCGCCGGGGAGTTGGACGAGCTCAAGGGCATCGCCGCGCGCGTCGTCGCCGGCCAGGGCGCCAGCACCGACGAGGCCCGCCGCTACTTCCTGGGCCGGGGCGCCCGCGTGGAGGATCCGCGCACCGGCGCCGGCACCCCGCGAGTGAAGGACGTGATGCGCGGGGAGCTGGACGTGTTCATCGCCGCCTGGATTTCACGGCCGCCGCCGGACGGCTCCACGCCGCTCGTCTGA